In one window of Pseudomonas putida DNA:
- a CDS encoding NAD(P)/FAD-dependent oxidoreductase, which produces MHSTDVIILGAGAAGLMCAQLSARRGRRVLLLDHANKPGKKILMSGGGRCNFTNMYTEPANFLSQNPHFCKSALARYTQWDFIALVAKHGVPYHEKKLGQLFCDNKSSDILDMLLAECDDAGAELRMNTSIEQIEKTDSGYRLQTSAGAFACQSLVIATGGLSIPTLGATGFGYQVARQFGHALLPTRAALVPFTITEPQLKALCTELSGTSLDCIASCNGTSFRENLLFTHRGLSGPAILQISSYWEAGDTLEINLLPDRDALEWLQGVQAERPNSELKTVLGEVFTRKLATLLAEQWFVSKPLKQYTPAELTQIAGQLAAWQLVPAGTEGYRTAEVTLGGVDTREVSSKTMESLKSPGLFFIGEVLDVSGHLGGFNFQWAWASANAAAQFV; this is translated from the coding sequence GTGCACTCCACCGACGTGATCATCCTCGGCGCCGGCGCCGCCGGCCTGATGTGCGCCCAGCTCAGCGCGCGCCGCGGCCGCCGCGTGCTGCTGCTCGACCATGCCAACAAACCGGGCAAGAAAATCCTCATGTCCGGCGGCGGGCGCTGCAACTTCACCAACATGTACACCGAGCCCGCCAATTTCCTCTCGCAGAACCCGCACTTCTGCAAGTCGGCGCTGGCGCGCTACACCCAATGGGACTTCATCGCGCTGGTCGCCAAGCACGGCGTGCCGTACCACGAGAAGAAGCTCGGCCAGCTGTTCTGCGACAACAAGTCCAGCGACATCCTCGACATGCTCCTGGCCGAATGCGACGACGCCGGCGCCGAGCTGCGGATGAATACCAGCATCGAGCAGATCGAGAAGACCGACAGCGGTTATCGCCTGCAGACCAGTGCCGGAGCATTTGCCTGCCAGTCGCTGGTGATCGCGACCGGCGGTCTGTCGATCCCGACCCTGGGCGCAACCGGCTTCGGCTACCAGGTCGCCCGCCAGTTCGGCCACGCCCTGCTGCCGACCCGCGCCGCGCTGGTGCCGTTCACCATTACCGAGCCCCAGCTCAAGGCATTGTGCACTGAGCTCTCCGGCACGTCGCTGGACTGCATTGCCAGTTGCAACGGCACCAGTTTTCGCGAAAACCTGCTGTTCACCCATCGCGGCCTGAGCGGCCCGGCGATCCTGCAGATTTCCTCGTATTGGGAAGCGGGCGACACGCTGGAGATCAACCTGTTGCCCGACCGTGATGCGCTGGAATGGCTGCAAGGCGTGCAGGCCGAACGCCCCAACAGCGAGCTGAAGACCGTGCTGGGCGAGGTGTTCACCCGCAAGCTGGCGACCCTGCTGGCCGAGCAGTGGTTCGTTTCGAAACCCCTGAAGCAGTACACCCCGGCAGAATTGACCCAGATCGCCGGGCAGCTCGCGGCCTGGCAACTGGTGCCGGCAGGTACCGAGGGCTACCGCACCGCGGAAGTGACCTTGGGCGGCGTCGACACCCGCGAGGTGTCGTCCAAGACCATGGAATCGCTCAAGAGCCCGGGATTGTTCTTCATCGGCGAGGTGCTGGACGTCAGCGGCCACCTGGGCGGGTTCAATTTCCAGTGGGCGTGGGCCTCTGCCAACGCAGCGGCGCAGTTCGTTTAG